Within Burkholderia cepacia GG4, the genomic segment CGAGCGTCGCGCTGTCGAGCACGTCGAGCTCGTCGGCGGACTTGTCGAAGTAGGTGCGCGCGGCCATCTCGACACCGTACGCGTTGTACAGGAACGGCACCGTGTTCAGGTAAGTCTCGAGGATCTGGTCCTTGCTGTAGATGGCCTCGATCTTCAGCGCGGTGATCGCCTCCTTCACCTTGCGCGTGAGCGTCGGCGCGCGGCCGATCTCGTCCGGATACAGGTTGCGCGCGAGCTGCTGCGTGATCGTCGAGCCGCCCTGGCGGTCGCCCGAGAACGTGTGAAGCGCGGCCGACGCCGTGCGCTTCCAGTCGAGGCCATGATGCTCGTAGAAGCGATGGTCCTCGGTCGCGATCAGCGCGTCGACCATGTGCGGCGAAATCTGCTTGAGCGGCACCCACTCGCGGTTCGACGGCTTGAATTCCGCCAGCAGCTTGCCGTCGGCGGACAGCACCTGCGCGGGCTGGTCGACGCGCGCCTTGCGGATGTCGCCGATGCCTGGCGTGAACGGAATCAGCACGACCACGTACAGCGCGAACAGCGCCGGCACGGCGGCGGCCGCGAGCAGCACGCTGCGGCGCGTCGGATGGCGGAGATGGTGCCAGGCGCTGGCCAGGACACGCTTGACGGGCACGGCGGCAGCGGCCGCGACGGGTTGGGCGCGCGCGACCCATTTGGCACAGAGGTCACGCACTGACGACACGTTTCGGCGATTCACGCGGGTGGGGGATCTGCTGGAAAGGCTGCATCGTACCAAAACTCGCGCGGCACACCGACTGCTGGCTGTCCGGTGCACGCACGAACGACGTCCGGCCGCGCTCGCCTACGCGCAAAAAAAGCGCGCGCCCCGCAACGGGAGCGCGCGCCAAGCCTGGTACAACGGGGGAGCCGTGCGCCGACGGTCAGCGCACGAGAAAGCCGTAGGTCAGCGGATCGCGCTCGTCGACGATCCAGTTCGCGAATCCGCAGATGTGCGCGCTGCCCTCCACTTCCGGGATCACGGCCGGGATGTCGCCGACCGTCGTTTCGCGCAGCACGCGCCCCTTGAACACCGTGCCGACGATCGATTCGTTGACGAGCGTGTCGCCGGCCGCGAGCAGCCCGCGCTGGTAGAGCTGCGCGACGCGGCCGCCGGTGCCGGAGCCGGTCGGCGAGCGATCGACCTCGCGATCCGCGAACACGCAGCAGTTCGCCTGCGTCGAGCCCGGATGGCGCGGCGCGTTCGCGATGATCGTGCCGTAGATATGGTTGATTTCCGGAATCTCCGGATGCACGACCGGATACTTCACGTTCGCGGCGGCCTTCACTTCCGCGCCGAAGCGGATCAGCTTTTCCACCGCCGATTCGCGCACCGGCAGGTCGAACGGCGCGCCGTCGACGTAGAAGTAGAACGCGCCGCCGTACGCGATGTCGCCGGTCACGGTGCCGAACGACGGCGTGTCGACCGACACGTCGCGCTGCCAGATGAACGACGGCACGTTGACGAAGCGCACCGGCCCCGCGTGCTCGCCGTCCCATTTCACGAATGCTTCGATGAAGCCGCACGGCGCGTCGATGCCGACCCGCGTTTCCGGCACCGTGCGCTGCACCCAGCCGAGTTCGACCGCCGCGGTCGACAGCGCGATCACGCCATGCCCGCAATGGTCGCTGTAGCCTTCGTTGTGCACGAAGATCACGCCGAAATCGGCGTTCGGTGACACCGGTTCGGTCAGGTAGCCGCCGTACATGTCGGCGTGGCCGCGCGGTTCGAACATCAGCGCGCGGCGGATCTCGTCGGCATTCTCCTTGAGCCACGCGCGGCGCTGGACGATCGTGTCGCCCGGCAGGCGCGGGAGCCCGCTCGTGACGATGCGGAACGCTTCGCCGCCGGTATGGACTTCGACGGTGGAAAGGGATCGGGAAATTTTCATGGGAACTCTGAAGCGTGAAGACGAGGGACGGCGGTGCGGCCGCCGTCCGGTGACGGTTACTTCGCGTACGGCTCGGGCAGGCCGTTGCGGATCACGTAGACGGTCGTCGGCGCGCCCTTCAGGTCGCCGCGCTCGTCGAACGAGTAGGTGCCGGCGACGCCCGCATAGTTCGACTTCGCCAGCTGCGCGATCAGCTTCGCCTTGTCGGTGGTCGTGCCGGCCTTGACCATCGCGTCGGCGAGCAGTTTCATGCCGTCGTAGTAGTTGACGCCGTAGACCTGCGGATCCGTGTGATAGCTGTCGTGATACTTCTTCAGGAATTCCCGGCCGGCCGGCGTCTTCTCGAGCGCGACGCCGCCCTGCGCGCAGTAGACGATCGAAGCCGCTTCGCCCGCGACCTTGCCCATGTCGGCCGAGCAGATGCCGTCGCCGCCGAGCAGCTTCGCGCGCAACCCGCGCTGCTTCATCTGCTTCGCCATCGGCGCGCCCTGCGCCGCATAGCCGCCAAGGAAGATCACGTCGGGATTGCTGGCCTTGATCTTGGTAAGAATGCCGAGGAAATCGGTGGCCGACGAGCTCGTGTATTCCTGGTCGACGATCTTGATCCCGTTCGCCTTCGCGACGTTCATGAACTGCTCGGCGACGCCCTGCCCGTATGCGGTGCGATCGTCGATGACCGCGGCGGTTTTCGCGTTCAGTGTCTTGGCGGCGAAGGTCGCCATCGTGCCGCCGAGCTGTTCGTCGCTCGCGCCGATCCGGAAGATATTCTTGAAGCCCTGCCGCGTGAGCGCCGGATTCGACGCGACCGGCAGCATCGGCACGCCGGCGGTGGAATACACGCGCGAGGCGGGAATCGCGACGCCCGAGTTGTACGGCCCGAGCACCGCGACGATACCCTTGTCGACCAGGTTCTGTGCGACCTGCACGCCCGCCTTCGGATCGGCCTGGTCGTCATCGGACACCAGCTTGAACGTGACGGTCTTGCCGGCGACCTTCACACCCGCCTTGTTGAGCTCGTCAACAGCGAGCCGCGCACCGTTTTCGTTGTCCTTGCCGTTGGCGGCCTGCGGGCCGGTCAGCGGCGCCGAATGGCCGATCATCACGACTTCCTGCGCGTGCGCGGAAGTCAGCGCGCCGGCGGCAACGGCCACCGAGAGCGCGGTAACGAAGTGTCGCATGGTGTCTCCTGATTGGTTTAGTGTGAAACCAATGTAGGACACACGTGGTCGCTATGCAAGCGATTTCAAAATAATCCTAGGAATTTTGGTCAATTTCAAGACCAGAATGATCTGATGGCTGTGCCTTACTTCGGCGCGATGTCGCGCCGCACGCGGAGAATGTGCTGCTCCACATAGAACGCGGCCGCATCGGCGTCGCCGGACACGATCGCCTCGTAGATCAGACGGTGCTCCGACACGTAGAGCCGGATCCGGCCCGCGTCGTAGATCCCGTCGTCCTTCAGCCGCTTCCACAGCGGCTGGTCCATCGTCCTCGCGACTTCGTCCGCGATCTTCACGATCAGCGCATCGCCGGTCATCAGCGCGAGTTGCCGGTGGAACAACCGGTCGCTCTCGTTCCAAAGCGCGCGCTGATGCGGATCGTCGACATCGGTGACCGTTTCCATCTGCGCGAGATAGCCTTCGGCGACGGGGTCGGCGCGGCCGTGCGCGGCCGCGAGGCGCGCGATCGCGGGCTCGAGAATGAGCCGCACGTCGAGCGTCGACGTCGGGCTGAAGTCGGCGTCGGACGCACTCTGGGTGTCGCCGCGCTGCGCGAGCACGTCGAGCGGCGCCGGCACGACGTAGGTGCCCGAATTGCGCTTCGTGAACACGAGGCCTTCGTTCTGCAACGCGCCGAGCGCCTCGCGCACGGCCGGTCGGCCGACCTGGAACAGCGCCGCGAGTTCGCGTTCCGACGGCAGCCGCGAATCGGCCGCATAGCGCCCCGCGCGGATCTCGTCGCGGATCTTCTCGGCGACCTGCTCGTAGATCTGCAGCGGCCGGAAACCGGCTTCGAGTGATTCGGGACGCGCGGTCATCATCTGGGGCTCCTGCCCGGTCAAGGACGTGGAAGTGGAATGGGTTCGCACTATACCGGAGCGGCCCGGCACCGACCGGCACGGCGACCCATCTGGACGGATATTAGAACCAAAAACGGCCGTCTGCTGACTTTTCCCGGTTGCAGAGGCGGCATAAATTGGTATAAATTCGATCCAGACGGGCTGTCCATGCTGTACCTTGCAGCCTCCGTGGCGAGCGCGGCATGCGCTCGCCGTCCACGCCCAGCGACGCAACCGACGAACACGATGACCGCCCTTTCCCGGATTCCCGCTTTCGATGCGACCGAAACGGCCGCGCTGCTCGACTACCCGGCGCTGCTCGCCACGCTCAGGCGCACCGTCGCCGAATACGCGGCGGGCGAGATCGTCAGCCCTGAACGGCTGGTCGTGCCGCTGCAGGCGGGCGGCGTGATGCTGTCGATGCCGTCGAGCGCGCGCGACCTGGCGAGCCACAAGCTCGTGAACGTGTGCCCCGGCAACGGCGCACTCGGTCTGCCGACGATCCTCGGCCAGGTGAGCGCGTACGACGCAACGACGGGCGAGATGCGCTTCGTGCTCGACGGCCCGACGGTCACGGGCCGCCGCACGGCGGCCATCACCGCGCTCGGCATCCAGGCACTGCACGGCGCCGCGCCGCGCGACATCCTGCTGATCGGCACCGGCAAGCAGGCGGCCAATCACGCGGAAGCGCTCGCGGCGATCTTTCCGGACGCGCGCCTGCATGTGCGCGGCACGAGCGCCGACGGTGCGGCCGCGTTCTGCGCCGCGCACCGTGCGCAGGCGCCGCGGCTCGCGCCGCTCGACGGCGACGCGATTCCCGATGCGATCGATGTCGTCGTCACGCTGACCACGAGCCGCACGCCCGTCTATCGCGAAGCGGCGCGCGAAGGCCGCCTGGTGGTCGGGGTCGGCGCGTTCACCGCGGACGCCGCCGAGATCGACGCCGACACCGTGCGCCATAGCCGGCTCGTCGTCGACGATCTGGCTGGCGCGCGCCACGAGGCCGGCGACCTGATCGTCGCTCAGGTCGACTGGCAGCGCGTCGCGTCGCTCGCCGACGTGCTGCGCGGCGCATTCGAGCGCAGCGGGCCGCTGCTGTTCAAGAGCGTCGGCTGCGCCGCGTGGGATCTGGCCGCGTGCCGCACGGCGCGCGACGCGCTGGACGCGCGCCGGGCTGGCTGATTCGGCGGCGGCGACGGCCGGCGCGGGCATCCGCCGGCTGCGCGCCGCGCGTCCGGCACCCCCGCCCGGGGCGCCTCCACTTCCCCGTACGCGTTGTAGGAAACACCCTACAACGCGGCGAAGCGGCCTACACGAACTTCCAATTCGGCCGATTTCATTTTTGGCGGCACAACACGATACTGCCGGCATGAATGCCAGCCTGTCCTCCGCCGCCGCGCTCAGGGTGTTTCTCGTCGATCACGCCATTGCCGTCCGGCAACGGATCGCGCTGCTCGTCGGCGCGATCCGCGGCGTCGTGGTCGTCGGCGAGGCGGAAGACGGCCAGGACGCATTGGCGCACATCCGCAGCAGCCACGCGGATGTCGTGATCGTCGACCTGCGGCTCGCGGACGGCAGCGGTCTCGACCTGATCGGGATGCTGTCGAAGGCCGCGCCGCGCATCGTCACGATCGTGCTGACGAACCATTCGGCGCCGGCATTCAGAGAGGCATGCGCGACGGCCGGAGCCGACTATTTCTTCGACAAGACCGCCGAATTCGACGCCGCGTGCCGCGTCATCGAATCCCTGGTGCACGCTCGCGCGCAGCACCCCTGACCGAGCCGGAGTGACTCATGTCTACTGCCACCGCCTGCGCCGCCGACCCGGCCGTCGCGCCTAGGCCCACGATGCCGCTTCGTGCGGTCGCGCGCACCGACGCCGCGAAGCAACCTGCCGCGCGCTGCTCGGTCTGCTCGATGCGCTCGATGTGCCTGCCGCCGCACCTGACGCCGGCCGAGTACGGCCGGCTCGACGCGATCATCTGCTCGACCCGCCAGGTTCGGCAGGGCGACGCGCTGTTCCGCACCGATGATCCGTTCCACAGCATCTACGCGGTGCGCGCGGGCTCGTTCAAGACGGTGATGATGCATCGCGACGGCCGCGAGCACGTGACGGGGTTCCAGATCGCCGGCGAAACGCTCGGGATGGACGGTATCGGCGGCGGCCAGCACTGCTGCGACGCGATCGCGCTCGAGGACAGCGTCGTCTGCATCATCCCGTTCGGCGCGCTCGAGGCGGCGTGCCGCGAAATGAAGTCGATGCAGCATTTTCTCTACCAGATGCTGAGCAGCGAGATCGTCCGGGAATCGAGCCAGATGCTGTTGCTCGGCACCATGTCGGCCGAGCAGCGTGTCGCGCATTTCCTGCTGAACCTGTCGTCGCGCTTCGAGGCGCGCGGCTATTCGGCATCGGAATTCAACCTGCGGATGACGCGCGAGGAAATCGGCTGCTATCTCGGGATGAAGCTCGAGACCGTCAGCCGGATGTTCTCGCGGTTCCATCGGGAATCGCTGGTCGAAACGCGCGGCAAGCGCGTACGGATCATCGACGCACCGGCGCTCGCGCGGGTCTGACGCGCGGCACGGCATGCGTCAGCGCGCGGCATCGCCCGCCGCGACCGCACGCATCGCGAGCACGGCAGGCTTGCCCGCCTGCGACACGGACAGCGCCTGTTCCGCCAGCGCGAACGCGCGGTGCAGCATCTCGTTCACGTCGTCGCCGGTGAAGCACGGCAGCGCTGCCGGCGCGTGCCCGTGCATGACCAGCTCCAGCCGCACGTCGTAGGTCCGGCCGCCGTCGACGGTCGTGCGCGACTCGATCGCCAGATGGCAATCGTCGAGCCGTGCGCGGAATCGTTCGAGCCGCACCAGCTGCGCGCCCGCTTCCGCTTCGAGTGCGGCGGACCCCGCGAATCCGACGCAGACGATCTGCATGCCCACGCCCATGTCGTTCCTCCTGACGGGGTTGCCCGCTCGTCGACCGCGCTGCCTGTCCCCTGATTCCCTGATCCGCCCGTACCGCCATCCGGCGGCACGCGTGTCGCGCGCCGCGACCGCTGCGGGCATTGCATTCGCGCATCCGCCGGCGCGAGGCCGTTCACACGCTGAATATCTGCGACGCCTTCATTTCGATCCACGTCATCCCGGCCCGCAGCCCTTCGATCGCCGCCTCGTGCTCGGTCGGGTACGCATGACTGTGCTCGAACGTGTGGTGGAAGCGCGCCGGCCCGGTGCCGTGCTCGACCGACACGCGGCAGCGGAACTCGCCCGATTCGCATGCCCGCGTCTCGACCTCGACCGACCAGTCGCGCTCATGAATAGTGCCCTGCAGTGTCATGCGCCCCTCCTGGGGTGTCAGTCGTCGAGCCGGAAATGCCCGCTGTGCAACAACACCGGCCGGCCGCCGATTTCGTCGAGCATCCGTCGTGCCATCGCCTCGATCGCCGACCGGTGCGCTTCGAACGCGCCCAGCAGGTCACGTTCGAGCAGCGACGGCGCGCCGAAATGGTCTTCCAGCGCTTCGGCCGTGATCGCGCACTGCACGCAGCGGCCGTCGACCAGCGCCGAAAACGCAACGACGAGATCGCGTGCGCAATATTCGGGCGGTTCCGGTGGAAAGGCAATCTGCATCTGTCCGCCTGTCATCGTGGAGACGCTCCCATGACATGAGCATAGTGGCATGCACCGCCGCGCGCTTGACCCACGTCAAGCGGTTCGCTGCATTGCACGATGCGACGCCGCGATCGCACCGCGGGCGGGTGTTCAGCCCGCGTCCGCGGCGATCGCCGCGCCGCGCTCCGCCAGCAACTCGCGCAGCACGCTGCGATGGCAGCGGTGCTCGTCCTCGCAATAGCAGCCGATCGAAAACGCGGTCGTCGCCGACAGCGCCGCCAGCAGGTCCAGCACTTTCGACGCGTCGCCGTGCGCCATCTCCGCGCGGAAGTGGCGCGTGAACGCACGCCATTGCGCGTCGGTCTCGACGGCCAGCGCCTGCGCGACGAGCTCGGGGCTCGGCGACAGCGTCGGCAGCCACACATCATAGTAGTTGCGCGATGCGAACTCCGCTTTCGGTACCCCGCGCGGCGGCCGCCGCACCGTGCCGATCCTCAGGCCCTCGCCGGCAGCACGCGGCGTGCCGAGCCGTACGATTCGAATAGCCATGCCACTCCTTCGTCGTGGGTTCGATCCCCCATCGTACCGCTGCGCCGACGCCGCGCAAGAAAAAACCGGCTGCCCCCCACCAGGGAGACAGCCGGTTCCGGCGATGCGATCGGGCGCCCGGGGCGGGCCGCTCAGACGCCGCTCTTCAGCACCTTGCCGATCGCATCCGCGACGATGCCGACGTTCGAATCATTCAGGCCCGCGACGCACATCCGGCCCGAACGCAGGACGTACACGCCGTGCACTTCACGCAGCGCTTCGACCTGCGATTCGGTCAGGCCCGTGTACGTGAACATCCCGCGCTGCTTCACGTAGCGCGTCAGTGCTTCGCCGCTGACGTGGTCGCGCAGGCCGTCATGGATCGACTGGCGCATCCGCGCGATGCGGCGGCACATCGCGGCGAGCTCTTCTTCCCACTGCTTGCGCAGCTCGGGCGTGTTGAGCACGGTTGCCACGACCTTCGCGCCGTAGGTTTGCGGGTTGCTGTAGTTCGAACGCACCGCGCCGGCCAGCTGGCCGAGCACGCGGTCGGCCGCGGCCGCATCCTCGCAGACGACGCTCAGGCCGCCGACGCGCTCGCCGTACAGCGAGAAGTTCTTCGAGAACGAGTTCGCGACGAGCGCCGGCACGCCGCGGCGGGCCAGTTCGCGCACCGCGAACGCGTCCGCGTCGAGGCCGGCGCCGAAGCCCTGGTACGCCATGTCGACGAACGGCAGCAGCCCGCGCGCCTCGATCACGTCGATCAGCTTCTCCCACTGGCCTTGGTCGAGATCGACGCCCGTCGGGTTATGGCAGCACGCGTGCAGCAGCACGATGCTGCGTGCCGGCAGCGCGTCGATCGCCGCGAGCATCGCGTCGAACTTCAGGCCGCCCGTCGCTTCGTCGTAGTACGGGTAGGTGTTCACCGTGAAGCCGGCACGCTCGAAGATGAAGCGGTGGTTTTCCCAGCTCGGATCGCTGAGCCACACCTGCGCGTCCGGGAAGTAGCGCTTCAGGAAATCGGCGCCCACCTTCAGCGCGCCCGAGCCGCCGAGCGTCTGCACGGTCGCGATGCGGCCGGCCGCACGCGCCGGGTGATCGGCGCCGAACACGAGCGCCTGCACGGCGTCGCGATACGCGGCGAGACCGACCATCGGCAGGTAGGGCTTCGGGCCGAGGTCCCGCTGCAGCGCGGTTTCGGCTTCGCGCACGGCACCCATCACGGGAATCCGGCCTTCGGCGTCGAAATAGATGCCGATGCTCAGGTTGACCTTCTGATCGCGCGGGTCTTTCTGGAAGTTCTCGTTGAGCGTCAGGATCGGGTCGCCCGGGTACGCGTCAATGTGTTCGAACATGGCTATGTCGGTCTCGTTTGGAAGAATGATCGGTTCTGGCCTGGGTCAGCGCACGGACGCGCCGTCGCGCACCGCGTAGCCTGCATTCTTCTGACGGAAGCGATACCCGATCGCGAGCACCGCGAGCCATACGGGGATCAGGTACACCGACAGGCGGAGATCCGGCGTCAGGTACATCACGACGAGAATGCCGGCCATGAACGCCAGGCACAGGTAATTCGTGAAAGGATAGCCCAGACTGCGGAAGGAAGTCTGCTCCCCGGCGATGCGCTTGGCCTGGCGGAACTTCAGGTGGATCAGGGTGATCATCGCCCAGTTGATGATCAGCGCCGACACGACGAGGCCCATCAGCACCTCGAACGCCTTGCCCGGCATGAAGTAGTTGACCAGCACGCACAGGCCGGTCGCGAGCGCCGACGCGCCGAGCGCGGCGAGCGGAATGCCGCGCTTGTTCACCGAGCACAGCACCTTCGGCGCGTTGCCCTGCTTCGCGAGGCCGAACAGCATCCGGCTGTTGCTGTACACGCCGCTGTTGTAGACCGACAGCGCCGCCGTCAGCACGACCACGTTCAGCACGTTCGCGACCAGGTTGCTGCTGAGCGCGTGGAAGATCAGCACGAACGGGCTGCCGCCGGTGACGACCTTTTCCCACGGATACAGCGACAGCAGCACGGCGAGCGCGCCGATGTAGAAAATCAGGATCCGGTAGATCACCTGGTTGGTCGCGCGCGGAATGCTGTGTTTCGGATCATCGGCCTCGGCCGCGGTGATGCCGATCAGCTCCAGCCCGCCGAACGAGAACATGATCGCCGCCATCGACATCACGAGCCCCGACACGCCGTTCGGGAAGAAGCCGCCGTGCTGCCACAGGTTCGCGACGCTCGCTTCCGGCCCCGCATGGCCGCTCGCGAGCAGCCAGCCGCCGAAGCCGATCATCCCGACGATCGCGGCGACCTTGATGATCGAGAACCAGAATTCCGTCTCGCCGTACGACTTCACGCTCGCCAGGTTGAGGAGGTTGATCGCGACGAAGAACACCAGCGCCGACACCCAGGTCGGCACGCCCGGCCACCAGTACTGCACGTAGATCCCGACGGCCGACAGCTCGGCCATGCTCACGAGGATGTACAGCACCCAGTAGTTCCAGCCGGACAGGAAGCCGGTGAAGTGGCCGACGTACTTGTCGGCGAAATAGCTGAACGAGCCGGCGACGGGCTCGTCGACGACCATCTCGCCGAGCTGGCGCATGATGAAGAACGCGACGACGCCGGCCACCGCGTAGCCGAGCAGCACGGACGGGCCGGCCATCTTGATCGTCTGCGCGATGCCGAGGAACAGCCCCGTGCCGAGCGCGCCGCCGAGGGCGATCAGCTGGATGTGCCGGTTCTTCAGCCCCCGCTTCAGGCCGTCCTTCTCGTTTCCAGAAACCATGTCTTCTCCACTCTGTCCGCCTCCGCCGGAAGCGGTGCGGCGCGCCTCGGTGTGCCGGGCGCTGTTTTGCTGTGCCGGCGACCGTTCGTGGAGCCACCGGGTTGGGGACTGCAATCTTCGCGTGGCGACGCCCGATTCCTGTCGGCAGGCCCGCCAGACCGGCCGCCGACTGCCGCCGCGCCGCATTGCTGCGGGCGCACACGAAAATCCGGCGTCAGTTTAGCGTCGGGACAGCGAAATCGGGTTGCGTAACCCGCTCATGCAAACCCTACATTATGAGATAAGATTGCATCCAGGAGACAGATGAGGAAACAAAAATGCCTGAACCGGTTCTCGATCGCATCGATCGCCACTTGCTGTCGGTGCTGCAGGAGAACGGCCGCGCGTCGAACCTCGACCTGGCGAAGGCCGTCGGCCTGTCGCCTGCGCAGACGCTGCGGCGCCACCGCCGGCTGGAAGAGATCGGCGCGATCCGCCGTTACGAAACCCGTCTGTGCCCCGATACGCTCGGGTTCGGCGTCACCGCGTTCGTGCACGTGACGATGGAGCGCGGGCATATCCGCGACCTGTCGAAGTTCCAGAAACTGGTGTCGGATCTCGCGCAGATCCAGGAATGTTTTTCCGTGACCGGCGACATCGACTACGTGCTGAAGGTCGTCGCGCACGACCTGAAGGGACTGTCCAGGTTCCTGCTCGAAACGCTGATGCGCATTCCCGGCGTGAGCGGCGTGCATTCGAGCGTGTGCCTCGACGAGATCAAGTGCACGAGTGCGATGCCGGTGGAAAGCTGACGCGCTACCGCGCGCCCTGCCGGGCAGCGCGTTCGGCAGCCGGATTCAGTGCACCGCTTCGAACGCGCTGATCAGCAACGCCCCGCAAGCAATCATCAGGCATCCGCCGGCGCGACGCGGCGTCAGCCGCTCGCCGAGATACCCGCGCGCGATCAACGCCGCGAACACCACGCTCGTTTCGCGCAGCGCCGACACCGGGCCCATCGGCGCGCGATCCATCGCCCAGATCACGATCCCGTACGCAAGCGCCGCGAACACGCCGCCGCACGCGGCCTTCGCGGTTGCGCCGACATCCTGCGTCACCCTCAGCGGCCCCGCGCGCAGCCGGTAGTACGCGGCCATCAGCAGAGCGGTCAGCACGAACATCCATGCGGTATAGCCTATCGTGCTGCCGCTTTCCCGCACGCCAATCCCGTCGACCACGCTGTACGCGGCAATCGACACGCCGGTCGCGAACGCGGTCGGCAACACCTGCGTCATCCGGTGTCGCGCGCCGCGCCCGCGCTCCAGCCCGATCGCCATGATGCCGGCGCAGATCAGCACGAGCCCGCATTGTGCGCCCGTGCTCAGGCGCTCGCCTGCGAACGCCGCCGCGCCCAGCGTGACCAGCAGCGGCGCGGTGCCGCGCGCAACCGGATAGGCGACGGTCAGGTCGCCGTGCTCGTATGCCCGCACCAGCAGCAGCGTATAGACCACGTGGATCAGCGCCGACGCGACGACGCACGCCCAGCTCGCGGGCGCGATCGGCGCGGCAGCCGGCAGGAACAGCAGCGCGAACAGCCCGATCGCGATCTGCAGCACCGTGGCCGAGCGCAGCCGGTCGCCGCTGCTGCGCACGAGCGCGTTCCATGACGCATGCAGGAAGGCGGCACACAGAACGGCAAACAGAACGGGGATCGGCACGCTGAATACTCGCTGACGGCCGGCAACGCGAAATCGTCGCCGCGGGCCATACATCGTATGAATGCGTCACCCGGTTGTCAAAAACGGGCGGCGATGCGAGCTCACCCGCGACCGGCCCCGCCGCGCGCTGTCGGCCGCCCCGCGTGGCATTCGCGGCCGTGACCGGATGCGCCGCCGAATGCGTCGCAAAAGTTGCATGCGCGCCGCCCCTTTCCGCTTTCTTTCGCCGTGCGCCGCGCCGTAATGAAATCGATACCGCAGCGCAACCGTCGCGAAACCGCTCCGCCCCCAGATCTTCATGCCGGGCTGTTTCAATGCCGGTGCTTTCTCGAGCTCCGTGCCGAACCGACACGACGACGGGGCCGACTTCCACCATCGAAAACCTACCTGGAGTTTCCCGATGTTTCGTCAAGCCTTGCTCGTCACCGCCTGCGCCGGCGCGGCGCTTGCGCTGTTCGCCTGCGGCGGCAGCGACGATCCCACGTCGACGCCCGCCGTGTCGTCGCAGGATGCGCTGCAGACCGCCACGCCGATCAAGC encodes:
- a CDS encoding amino acid aminotransferase, translating into MFEHIDAYPGDPILTLNENFQKDPRDQKVNLSIGIYFDAEGRIPVMGAVREAETALQRDLGPKPYLPMVGLAAYRDAVQALVFGADHPARAAGRIATVQTLGGSGALKVGADFLKRYFPDAQVWLSDPSWENHRFIFERAGFTVNTYPYYDEATGGLKFDAMLAAIDALPARSIVLLHACCHNPTGVDLDQGQWEKLIDVIEARGLLPFVDMAYQGFGAGLDADAFAVRELARRGVPALVANSFSKNFSLYGERVGGLSVVCEDAAAADRVLGQLAGAVRSNYSNPQTYGAKVVATVLNTPELRKQWEEELAAMCRRIARMRQSIHDGLRDHVSGEALTRYVKQRGMFTYTGLTESQVEALREVHGVYVLRSGRMCVAGLNDSNVGIVADAIGKVLKSGV
- a CDS encoding DUF488 domain-containing protein, which produces MAIRIVRLGTPRAAGEGLRIGTVRRPPRGVPKAEFASRNYYDVWLPTLSPSPELVAQALAVETDAQWRAFTRHFRAEMAHGDASKVLDLLAALSATTAFSIGCYCEDEHRCHRSVLRELLAERGAAIAADAG
- a CDS encoding branched-chain amino acid ABC transporter substrate-binding protein gives rise to the protein MRHFVTALSVAVAAGALTSAHAQEVVMIGHSAPLTGPQAANGKDNENGARLAVDELNKAGVKVAGKTVTFKLVSDDDQADPKAGVQVAQNLVDKGIVAVLGPYNSGVAIPASRVYSTAGVPMLPVASNPALTRQGFKNIFRIGASDEQLGGTMATFAAKTLNAKTAAVIDDRTAYGQGVAEQFMNVAKANGIKIVDQEYTSSSATDFLGILTKIKASNPDVIFLGGYAAQGAPMAKQMKQRGLRAKLLGGDGICSADMGKVAGEAASIVYCAQGGVALEKTPAGREFLKKYHDSYHTDPQVYGVNYYDGMKLLADAMVKAGTTTDKAKLIAQLAKSNYAGVAGTYSFDERGDLKGAPTTVYVIRNGLPEPYAK
- the lhpH gene encoding trans-3-hydroxy-L-proline dehydratase, whose product is MKISRSLSTVEVHTGGEAFRIVTSGLPRLPGDTIVQRRAWLKENADEIRRALMFEPRGHADMYGGYLTEPVSPNADFGVIFVHNEGYSDHCGHGVIALSTAAVELGWVQRTVPETRVGIDAPCGFIEAFVKWDGEHAGPVRFVNVPSFIWQRDVSVDTPSFGTVTGDIAYGGAFYFYVDGAPFDLPVRESAVEKLIRFGAEVKAAANVKYPVVHPEIPEINHIYGTIIANAPRHPGSTQANCCVFADREVDRSPTGSGTGGRVAQLYQRGLLAAGDTLVNESIVGTVFKGRVLRETTVGDIPAVIPEVEGSAHICGFANWIVDERDPLTYGFLVR
- a CDS encoding DUF1488 domain-containing protein, translating into MTGGQMQIAFPPEPPEYCARDLVVAFSALVDGRCVQCAITAEALEDHFGAPSLLERDLLGAFEAHRSAIEAMARRMLDEIGGRPVLLHSGHFRLDD
- a CDS encoding FadR/GntR family transcriptional regulator produces the protein MMTARPESLEAGFRPLQIYEQVAEKIRDEIRAGRYAADSRLPSERELAALFQVGRPAVREALGALQNEGLVFTKRNSGTYVVPAPLDVLAQRGDTQSASDADFSPTSTLDVRLILEPAIARLAAAHGRADPVAEGYLAQMETVTDVDDPHQRALWNESDRLFHRQLALMTGDALIVKIADEVARTMDQPLWKRLKDDGIYDAGRIRLYVSEHRLIYEAIVSGDADAAAFYVEQHILRVRRDIAPK
- the lhpI gene encoding bifunctional Delta(1)-pyrroline-2-carboxylate/Delta(1)-piperideine-2-carboxylate reductase encodes the protein MTALSRIPAFDATETAALLDYPALLATLRRTVAEYAAGEIVSPERLVVPLQAGGVMLSMPSSARDLASHKLVNVCPGNGALGLPTILGQVSAYDATTGEMRFVLDGPTVTGRRTAAITALGIQALHGAAPRDILLIGTGKQAANHAEALAAIFPDARLHVRGTSADGAAAFCAAHRAQAPRLAPLDGDAIPDAIDVVVTLTTSRTPVYREAAREGRLVVGVGAFTADAAEIDADTVRHSRLVVDDLAGARHEAGDLIVAQVDWQRVASLADVLRGAFERSGPLLFKSVGCAAWDLAACRTARDALDARRAG
- a CDS encoding helix-turn-helix domain-containing protein; the encoded protein is MSTATACAADPAVAPRPTMPLRAVARTDAAKQPAARCSVCSMRSMCLPPHLTPAEYGRLDAIICSTRQVRQGDALFRTDDPFHSIYAVRAGSFKTVMMHRDGREHVTGFQIAGETLGMDGIGGGQHCCDAIALEDSVVCIIPFGALEAACREMKSMQHFLYQMLSSEIVRESSQMLLLGTMSAEQRVAHFLLNLSSRFEARGYSASEFNLRMTREEIGCYLGMKLETVSRMFSRFHRESLVETRGKRVRIIDAPALARV
- a CDS encoding response regulator transcription factor, whose amino-acid sequence is MNASLSSAAALRVFLVDHAIAVRQRIALLVGAIRGVVVVGEAEDGQDALAHIRSSHADVVIVDLRLADGSGLDLIGMLSKAAPRIVTIVLTNHSAPAFREACATAGADYFFDKTAEFDAACRVIESLVHARAQHP